ATGGTATCATTAAAGATAGAAGGTTGATTATCATATCCTTTGTTGTTAGATATGTTTCTTTGGTTGTTAAGTTTGATTGTTTCTCCTTTTTTGATGATATCAAAAAGATATACTTCGGTGTCGGTTTGTGAGAAAGCAGGGATTGCAGCGAGTAATACTAAAAGAACAATTGTGTGTTTCATTGTTTTTGTTTTCTAAAATACATTGAAATATTGACGTTATTCTTAAGTAAATGTTAATGAACTCATTTATGCTTTTTCGATTTGCTGAAAAAATGTTGTTTCCGGTCCTGTTTTTGCCTTTTTCCTTTCTGTAGTTCTGCTATGCAATTCAATCCCGAGTGTTCAGGGCAACAGAACTAAAAAAGGCTTAATTTTTATTTAAAACCCAAAAGATGGATGAGTTTAATATAAGAATGATATTCTATACTTGGTATTTAGAAAAAATGAAATTAATCAAAAAACCCAGAGCAAATGCTCCGGGTTTTCGAAAGTTGAGTTAGAAAGGCTATTGAGGGAACAATAGTTTATTGTGTATATTGTTAATAAGATTAGATTCCATACACGGAGAATCTAAACGTAAGTTGAGTATTTATTTTATGGATTACGCCAGAAAGTATACACTCTTAATGTAGGATCTGCCGCGCTGGTAAATGTTCCTGCTTTATTTGAGAAATTCTGGAAATTACCAGTTGTTTCATAATAAAGACCCTCAGGATTACCAAAAAAGTCTAATAATGGCTGAGCAAAAGGTTGGAAGAACGCAAAGTTACCAAAAGTATCAGGCTCGTTCACTCCAACAAATGTCAGTACTAATTTCTTATCTACTATTGATGATGTATAGTCGTAGATACCCCAGAATAAAGCATCATCTGTTGTTCTTCTAAAACCTATCCAAATTTGAGTATCTCTAGCATCACCGGTACGAGTTGATCTCAATTCTAATCGATCAAATATGAAGATACCGAGACCACCATTTGCAAGGTTGGTAGTAACTTGTTCTGTCAATGCTTGAAATGCAAGAGAAGTTCTAGTATCAGGAGGAAATACTCTTGGAATATATACAAAATCTGTGAATTCAGTTCCGATATCGAAAATATCATTATTAATAAATGGAGGTTGATTAATAAATCCAATTGTTGCTTTACTTCCATCTACTCCAGAAATATAAGATTCTGATACAGTATCAAAAACAAAGTTTTCGTATGTATTTCCGCCTATTTCTATTGCAGGGCTAACAACAAGTCCTTCTGGTGTATATGCTATACCGTAAGCGACTTCTGTAACCGTACCATCGTCAGCTTGGTTTTGAGAATTAGCAAAAAGACGTAAACTATCATAGTTAAACGTATAAAATGTTTTACCAGAACCATCTTCGATAGTTAACCCCTGAAAAACTGAAGTAGT
The sequence above is a segment of the Aquimarina spinulae genome. Coding sequences within it:
- a CDS encoding DUF4302 domain-containing protein, giving the protein MVIKALNKIWFWSLLLIFFSCSNDDNEVLFEGTPSSRIEQRVTELQNLLLASPDGYKAVYFTKNDEYGGFTFYMKFNSNGTVEMTSDFDSETAITSSRYEVKMGSTTELVFSSRNHIHKVSDSNIQGLIGSGFEGNSNFQYIKNEGGKITFKEPRHDAILVFEPVTAAEWDNVNISLGRRASLLPTITTSVFQGLTIEDGSGKTFYTFNYDSLRLFANSQNQADDGTVTEVAYGIAYTPEGLVVSPAIEIGGNTYENFVFDTVSESYISGVDGSKATIGFINQPPFINNDIFDIGTEFTDFVYIPRVFPPDTRTSLAFQALTEQVTTNLANGGLGIFIFDRLELRSTRTGDARDTQIWIGFRRTTDDALFWGIYDYTSSIVDKKLVLTFVGVNEPDTFGNFAFFQPFAQPLLDFFGNPEGLYYETTGNFQNFSNKAGTFTSAADPTLRVYTFWRNP